A single region of the Cucumis melo cultivar AY chromosome 3, USDA_Cmelo_AY_1.0, whole genome shotgun sequence genome encodes:
- the LOC127148597 gene encoding uncharacterized protein LOC127148597, with translation MDYMLFDYALNELGHGIGVVLISPKGKVFPLTTKLCFECTHNIAEYKACIMGFQVACDMSIKKLKVLGDLMLVINQVKEEWVSRDAKLVPYSQYVTKLSQNFEKILLDHVHREDNRMADTLTTLAVMFNLNLEFELHQIQITKRDVPAYIMNVGNDNKPWHFDIKDYIKCKECPYGG, from the coding sequence ATGGATTATATGCTTTTCGATTATGCCTTAAATGAGTTGGGACATGGGATTGGAGTTGTACTAATTTCTCCAAAAGGAAAGGTTTTCCCCCTAACGACCAAGTTATGTTTTGAATGCACTCACAATATTGCGGAATATAAAGCTTGCATTATGGGATTTCAAGTAGCATGTGACATGAGTATTAAAAAGTTGAAAGTTTTGGGTGACTTAATGTTAGTAATAAATCAAGTTAAGGAAGAATGGGTATCAAGAGATGCTAAATTGGTGCCTTACAGCCAATACGTTACAAAAttatctcaaaattttgagaaaattttaTTGGATCATGTTCATAGAGAAGACAATCGAATGGCAGATACATTAACCACCTTGGCAGTGATgtttaatcttaatcttgaattTGAACTTCATCAAATCCAAATTACAAAGCGAGATGTGCCAGCATATATAATGAATGTTGGAAATGATAACAAGCCATGGCATTTTGACATTAAGGATTACATAAAGTGTAAAGAATGTCCATATGGAGGTTGA
- the LOC103485588 gene encoding abscisic acid receptor PYL4-like yields MPSSLQFYRYTATTPAATVNPKNHKHGVASEQCSSVVVQTIDAPVAVVWSLVRRFDKPQTYKQFLKSCRIVEGDGETVGTVREVEVVSGLPAVSSKERLEILDDEKHVMSFIVVGGDHRLKNYRSVTSLHLAPGGRGTVVVESYVVDVPPGNTKEETCVFVNTIVRCNLQSLARVSENIAKAKMKSI; encoded by the coding sequence ATGCCATCCTCGCTTCAATTCTACCGCTACACCGCCACTACTCCCGCCGCCACCGTTAATCCAAAAAACCACAAACATGGGGTAGCGTCGGAGCAGTGCAGCTCCGTCGTCGTTCAAACCATCGACGCTCCGGTGGCCGTGGTTTGGTCGTTGGTTCGGCGATTCGACAAGCCACAAACGTACAAGCAGTTTTTGAAGAGCTGCCGGATTGTGGAGGGAGATGGAGAAACGGTTGGGACGGTGCGTGAGGTCGAGGTGGTGTCAGGTCTGCCGGCGGTGTCGAGTAAAGAACGGTTGGAGATTCTGGATGATGAGAAGCACGTGATGAGCTTTATTGTCGTGGGAGGAGACCACAGGTTAAAGAATTATCGGTCGGTGACGAGCTTACACTTGGCACCGGGAGGCAGAGGAACGGTGGTTGTGGAGTCGTATGTGGTGGATGTGCCGCCGGGAAATACAAAAGAAGAGACGTGTGTGTTCGTAAATACGATCGTGCGGTGCAATTTACAATCGTTGGCTCGAGTATCGGAGAATATTGCCAAAGCAAAAATGAAAAGTATATAA